aaaattttcaaagtgttcttgagaatttcatttgatttggtgctaaattcttagttctaggtgttattttggcgatttgattgcgtgtgtaagttcatatgatgttttaagacttgtgtgtatgtttggtttagagccacGACGGCtcggtgagtttcgaataggctacggagtgaattGAACTTATGAATTCTTGCTGATGTGCTACAGGTCTGCAGACTTCGCAATTGAAAGGTCTGGATTGCAAATGCGAgcctcgcaattgcgaaaaaCCCATTGCATTTGTGAGCAGTTGGCTGGGGGTggacttcgcatttgtgaagtattggtcgcatttgcgatcatctCAGGCCACATTTGAGAACaaatgttcgcatttgcaaagacaACAGGGCTAGGGAACACTTTGCATTTGCAAAGGatttctcgcaattgcgaacccctgatcgcatttgcgacatctacAGTTGTGTAAAACCTAACTTAGATGGGATTTTTGCTCAtttctcaaaaatttcaaaacaagaaaccctctaggcgatttttcaaagaccatttcttccctaaatcataggtaagtgaatCTTAACTAGTttttttcaatctttcacttcattttacaagattgcaacttagaatctaaggttttcatggtggaatcgCGGATTTCGAGTAGAAACTAGTGATTTCAAAATTTGGAGATTTAatcctcaaattgaggtcggattccaaaatcaattgtatatccgggatcggggtgaatgggtaatcgaattttggtccgaatttcgggtttggaccaagcagcccgggtgttgactttttcaataatggccTAAATTGATTTCTTATCAATTGTGGGTGATTCCTAAGGTTTATTTCGAaacgtttggttggtaattttctagatattgttggttcggaggcgtgtttgaaaggcaaagctgtgattgagctttgagtggCCTTTGGAGtaaggtaagtgttgtgtctaaccttgacttgagggaattaggaaccctcagaCTTTGTGTTATGTGAATCCTATGTGAGCAGTGTATATGTAAAGTGACAAGTGCTTATACACCGCTGAACTATCTATTTTTCCTTGATTTATCGCTTTTCCTTAATTGTTTTTCCTCGTATCTTAATCGTTACATGCTCTAAATATTTTTCATGCTTAATTGCTACGTGTTAATCAATGTTTTCTTGTTGTTAATCATGTTAGCTCTTTTCATAGTTTCCCCTAATCCTCGTTATTTGCTTAATTTTACTCGTTTGTACCTTTTTAATTGTAAATTGCTGATTTGGTCTCGTTGTGTAGTATCATTTGTGTAGATTCTATATGGGACAAGGTTCCTTTTCTTGGTTTAGTTTGCTATCTATTCATCGTAAAGGCCTTGTGATTTTGCCTGCTGATTTGACTGCATGCATTGACtgtttggtactgatatggtgggatcgggctgcatggcGCAGCAGGTGTAATTAGGGAGaactgatatggtggaataagggtgaatatgtATATACAgcaggatcgggttgcacgccgtaacaggaGGAATGAGAGTGAATTGATATGGTTAAATAAGGGTGAACTACGATAATaatattgatatatggtgggatcgggttgcgctccgcaacatatttatatattatttaatgTTAATGATGTTGTattggtggaataagggaggatcaTGTGATGTCCGGTGGGAATGGGTTGCGCGTCGCAACAACCTATATGTTTATATTTCTTGAGTTGCGTTGCTTTGCAGTATTTTTATTTGAGCTGGTAGAGATTGGTAAAATTTGGACGACATTGGTTTATTTTCGAGGCTGTGGTTATCATTTTCTGTTGGCTATTTAATTCTATCATTATTATAGAATGCGTATAGGTTTTAGTGTAAGTGACCCGCCttatcctcgtcactacttcgtcaaggttaggctcggcacttatcagtacatggggttggttgtactgatactgcactctgtacACTGTGCAAATTTTGGAGACGGTCCCGGCAGCGGCTACTAGAGAGCTCGAATCCGACATccgcggagacttgaggtacgacTGTTCCGCGCCCGCAGCTCCTGGAGTCTCCATCCTCTGTTTATTTAGCTGTGAACCTTTATTCGAACAGCTTGTTATTTATTTCAGACCTTTATGTGTATTATTCTAGTAGTTCGTGCACTCGTGACACcaagttttgggaattgtaatagATATTTGGCTAGTTCAGCTTCCGCACTGTTACTTTAAATTTATTCAGTTATCTTAGTTCTTCTTTAATATCTGATTTAAACTGTAAAAAGGAGTAGattgttctaacgttggcttgcctagcaagtgaaatgttcaGCGCTATCACGGTCGCGATGATAAAAATTCCGGATCGTGACACAAACAAATTCACATAACTTGAAACGATGGAGTATgagacaaaacaaaacctaatatAGTATTTGGTCAATAAGTCTGACCAAATACTTCTGTAGCAACTAAACGTACTGGATGTCAAGTTTTGTCTCGAAATTCAAGCAAAAGCTGGATTCAGTACAGTTTGTAATTGACGCTTCCCTtagaaacagaaaaagaaatgTAACAATTTGCACCCATTAAGGCCTAAAGCAAACCACAGGTTCTTGTAACCCAAATCATAATAACCATCCAACCATTGCCCTTCTCCTGTATTCTAGTTCAGTCTAATCTGTCAGTTCTCTAAAAGTGTAGAAGTTTTCAATAAGAATTTTTTCCtaactataccatatatgaaaccttattaccaaaTATGTGCTTACTATGTAAATTACCCGCCTAGTCTACAGTTTTCCGATAATTTCTGTACCATTTGTTTAATACACGATTAATTGGGCAAAATCTTCCATAATTAACGCGCTAAATATCAGGAAAAAATCTTGCGATTGATTGAGTCTACATTAAATTCAAGTTTTGAACGGAAAGGAGATTtctgttcttcatcttcatcttcatctgttcttccatatattttccaccattgatagcaaTTAAAAAAGCTTGAAAGTTTTGAATTtaaatttgagttttcaaaaattattatttgtttggattgggtgttgttgaaaataatcgggaatatggtttggagtttatatctcaattttgaggggttttggtgaagattagacttggttttgactgaatttcaaattgaaactcgaagaagaagaagaagaagaagacatattgcagaaattgtagataaattatagttaaattgtagattatttgtattctgatgtagatgctttattttctgttttcataaATAAAAAACTGCTAAAACTTCTACATATCTTCTGAAAAAAcacaattatgtcaaaaatcacaattatgctacaattggatgggaattgggatataaaaatttaatgtacctagtttgtagatattttgtagataaattgtagattatttgtattctaattgtaggtgctttgttttctattttcacacatcaaaaacgactaaaacttctacaaatcttctgaaaaaacgcaattatgtcaaaaatcccaattatgctacaattgaatgggaattgggatattaaaattcaatgtacccagtttgtagatattttgtagataatttgtagattttcaacatagattgtagtttaattgtagtataaatgtagtaattatgTAGATACCCTTACAAATAATACTGCATTATACATACTTAAAATTGATTTGTAGTATATTTGTAGAATTTTTGTAGATGAAGAGAAAATTTTTGTAGTCAACATGTGCGAAGATGTATTTGGTTCAAATTCTGATCAATCCAACtgtaactacaatttatctacaatttatctacaatttatgcaatatgtcttcttcttcttcgagtttcaatctacaattcagccaaaaccaagtctaaatcttcaccaaaacccctcaaaattgagatataaactccaaaacatattcctaattatttacaacaacacccaatcaaaacaaataatgatttttgaaaacccaaatttgaattcaaagattcaaaactttttaatggctgtcaatggtggaattgttgctcttttatctctttgaaggtttgttcttcttcgttgagaaaatttgaagctgaaggtaaatgtgtgtatgaactttgaagatttaTCTTCAATATTTGGTGAAGGCAGTAACTCTATGTCGTAAAACCATAAGAatatgattttgaatccgaaaagaAATAGGAAAGCGTGGGTCCTATTATTTCGTACGTAACAAAATTGCAATTTTCATCTCTGtattttttgagaagaagaaggaatggAGAAGAGGAAGAAAGGGGAGGGGAAAAACTGCGTAGGTCTTAGGAATTAGGGGGATAGAAAAACGTGGGATATATGGacacctttaattaaggagtaaaaaatGCCCATTAATTAGACCCTTAATTAAGTATGGTATAAGATTGATAATTTGGTATACTAAACAtaattaaatcaaaccttaaatattaagggtaataaggtttcctgTGTGGCATAggaaggtaaaaattccttttcaatATCAATCCAAAAGTCCATTCCCCAAATCTAAATCCAAGCATTTAATCGTTCTTAATCTTTACCAAACTCTTTCTTTCTATGTCTGCACCTTTCGAATTTCGAAGGGGCAAAAATCCTAACCCACACACACGAAACCAAACGTACCATACGATGAGCCTTCCAATTTATTTTACTTCCACGTTCCATTCTCGTGCTAAAGTATTCTTCACACACTCATAAATTACATGGCCCAATCACACCAGTACGCATAACAAGCCATATGCGACAAAGAATAATCTTGTGGTGCTCTTGGATATGCCCTTCCCTGTCTTCTGCGATACGGCCCAGGATATAGTCCCTTTAAAAACACATGAAAAGCTAAAGGGGAAGTCCAATCTCTTCGCTTTTTTACTACTTTAAAAAAAACTCACATTCTTTTTCTCTGCTACCAATCGAATATTCGCTTTTTAGTTCCTCGGTATTAtaccttttattattatttctccAATACTATAATATTCGCACCTTATAGATCATTCACAACCCTTTATAAACCAAACCTCCATCATCTCTTTCAAAATACAGATTCTCTCTCTAAATaaagtttttgaagaaaaaaatgcAAGCTTATGGTAGAGTGAAGAGAGTAACTGACCCGCTTGACGACAAAGTGAAGGCTCGGATCATTGGGCGTGACCAGCAGGAACTCGGTTACCTCAGCAGCGGAAGCGAACACAGCGCCCACGCCGATGATGATGCTTCCTGTAGCTTTTCTAGTCTCATCTTTGGTTTACCTGATGATGTGGCGGCCGAAAATGTGTCGTCGGAGAATGATTCAGACTCCGACGACGGAGATGTGTCAATGTACGATTCGACGGACATGATTGACGATTTGCCAAAGCCAGTGTTTTACAGCGATCTGGATTTGTTCCGTATTTCGCTGGCGACTAAGGTTACTAAGGCACTGGAAATGTTTTCCTTTTTGAAGTCGAATAAGCCGATCCTGAGGCGAAATGTGATGACCTATCTTAGGGATTTTGGTTATAATGCCGCTATATGCAAGACGAAATGGGAGAGTTCCGGTGGACTTAAGGCTGGAAACTACGAGTTCCTTGATGTTATCCGATCGGAATCAGGTAACCGGATCACTCGTTACTTTATCGACCTCGATTTTGCGGCGGAGTTCGAGATAGCAAGGCCTACAAATTACTACGAGCGTCTGTCTCATTCGTTGCCGAAGATTTTCGTAGGTAAAAGCGAAGAGTTAAAGCAGATGTTGAAGGTAATGAGCGACGCCGGTAGGCGATCGCTGAAAAGCAAAGACCTCAGTATTCCTCCATGGAGAAAACACCGGTTCATGCAGAACAAGTGGTTAGGTGCTTACAAGCGGACAACCAACGTCCTCCCGGCGGCAAACTCATCGGCGTTGTTGTCGCCGTCGAAGCAGACTAACGTCGTTAAGTGCCGGTCCGTTGGGTTTAGCGCTGTTGACGCTAACGGCCATTTACTCTTTCCCGCGGCATCCGGTACCAGATGATAGCAATAACAACCCTGAGGCACTATTTTCAAGTAGACACCGGCCtccttccctccaagaatttCTCACTTTACTTCTAGGGAGATTCAAACTCATAACCTCTTGGATTGAACAGCATACTAGATGATAGCGAAATGTGGAAATTAATTACTAATCAATAGTTTTAGGATAAAATAGTTTTTTATTGGCAATTTGAAGAAATTTACCATGAAAAGGATAAATATGATAGAGCGATATTATCCACATTAGGTATGCGGAAAATGCACATTGTGTCGACATCTTCTAACTAAAGCTTCACGTGCTAATAGCCCAATTTTGGAGAACCTTTTGATCAAGGCGTAGGAATTTTGATATGTCAATCCAATGGTCCCAATATTATTGTTgataccatatatatatacagtatagtATGTGCAGTTTCAATTTAAAAGGATGCTCTAGTTTTATGTGGTTACTTCTCAAAAATACATGGTGAATTGTTCCTATTAATACTGctaataattttattaatttagaaatttaattatatttatatttataaatgtAGAATAAATGAATATGTTGAATTAATATTTTAAAGTTAAATGACAGTAGAAATAGTACATTATTCTACTGTACGCTGTAAATATAGCCCCCACAAAGCAGATAATTGATGGGGTTGGCAGCACCATCGATATCCTCATTCGATGTGATGGCTGTTTGATAAGTTGAGGAATTGGCCAACTAGAAGATTGGAAAAGTGATTTGCTAATTTGGGCTTTGAGTTTTGGATATTTGCGATTATCTATACCAGGTGATGGCGAGATACGGAAATTTGTAATAAAAAAGTTTAAAGTAAAATAGTGTCAGCATTTTCTTCTACTTCCAGATAGTTTTAACAAATTAAAATTATTTCTGAATAAATAGTACTATAATTTATCATTTACTCTAGCTACTTCAGGTCATGTGgtcttaatatttttttaatttgttccgagaaaaatgatttctttctaaatttaaaagtaatttaatttaaaaattttattctttccttAATAATAGGATTTTATAGCTAAACAAATATTAATATATTTGATTTTCCAATTAGGAATTTTAGGGTccttaatattttttaatttattccGAAAAGATTGATTTCTTTCTaaacttaaaaataatttaatttaaattttttattttgtccttAATGATAAGATTTTATAGTTAAACAAATattaatatatatttatatttcaaATTTCAGAAGTCTTAATTTTTTCTTAGACTCTAGGCTCGACAAAATAtatttacataaaaaaaaatgaaggaaataCTTTTATCAAGGTTTACATTTGATCTTCCAATTAGGAAGTTTAGGATTTGTGAAGTGAGATATTTAAGGTGAAATAAATGCATAATATAAACAAATTCTTATAATTAGGGCAATCTAATATCTTTCTTTATGGGATGTATAGACTATTTTAAAGTAGaatgtattacattattttacgCCTACGATAGGATAAAGTGATGAAGGAATAGGTACGCGGCAAATGCAGCTTGTGTGTACATTGTCTATTTGTCTATAGCTAAAAGCTTCACGTGCTCACAAGTCACATAATTGTTGTTGACACCTCATAAATAGTATAGTGACAAGTCCAGTTTTGTGGATGAGAATTGAAATAATTCATCACATGTCTGTTTTTATATGCGCCCAAATATTATTTTTGTAAAGCAAAATTTACGATATCTAAAACAACTTGCAATTAAAAAAAGTATTTGAAACTAGTAAAAAGATATACTCCCTCCATTTTAATTTATGTAAATCTGTTTGACTGGcacgaaatttaaaaaaaataaagagtttTGGAATTTCTGaccctaaacaagtcaaaaaggggccaaGAATGTTTGTGTAGTTATAAAAGTttttcattaagggtagaattgtaagtttaagctaaattgtttttaaatttagaaaaaggtcattctttttggaacggacccaaaagaaaataggttcaaaTAAACTGAAAAGGAGGAAATATTTATTTTTCAGGTAATAGTAATGTCAGCACCACTTTAAACGGAATAACTATTTCCAATTCTGTATGGGATTGGTAATGCACTAGTTTTAAAGTTATTTAAACAATAAAATGTGAAATTTATATAGCTAATGGAAGTTAAATACGATAAGAGAGGGTTTCTCAAGTGGTAACACCTCCCATTTTCATTCTAACGGTTATGGATTCAAGTCACAAAGAGGGCAAAGTGCGtaaatgtcacgatccaaactgaTGGGCCATGATGAGTGTCCGAGTCCTACCGATCGAACACCCTTGAACATACGTCTAAGACATAAACATGAAATAAGGGCAGGTCATGTATAACATCTGTCAATAACTACTGAATCACGTGAATAACATACATGAGAAAATATGCCAAAaggcatatatacatatacatgcgAAATACAGTAGGGTAAACCGACAAGGCTGCTATGGATAACTATATATCAAAAATAGAAGCCGACAAAGCCACACAATATCCAACTATACATGACTGTCTACAACCTCTAATAGAGTTTACGACTGTATAAAAGGACGGGACCGTGCCTTtcatacccatatatgtatacaaaAATTATTGTACCAAAACCCAatagcagctccggatcaaatggagcacaccaactctcgctaagcaataatcctaAAATGGGGGGTCATCAGCCTGTCTACCTgtacctacgggcatgaaacgcagcccCCCCAGGCAATAGaggcgtcagtacgaataatgtaccgagtatgtaatgcataaaatcagtatataaaagatatgaaagaaacatggagtaaaggactcaacctgcaagtctgaataactctgtaaatcatgaaacatTTGAAATATCATGCATATATGTAtgaatgtcatatcatgcatatgTATATTGATGTTCGGCCAAAAAATACGTATATTTACCATTGTTGCATCACATTCTAGTACTTTTAATCGTCTTTTGAGTATTGATAATATTActttatgcttaatattatatgTTAATTGTATAGGAGACAAAGGGGGACACTATTTGGTGTTTATCCCCCCCCCCAGTGATAGACAAAAGAATAA
This genomic stretch from Nicotiana sylvestris chromosome 9, ASM39365v2, whole genome shotgun sequence harbors:
- the LOC104248884 gene encoding uncharacterized protein, translating into MQAYGRVKRVTDPLDDKVKARIIGRDQQELGYLSSGSEHSAHADDDASCSFSSLIFGLPDDVAAENVSSENDSDSDDGDVSMYDSTDMIDDLPKPVFYSDLDLFRISLATKVTKALEMFSFLKSNKPILRRNVMTYLRDFGYNAAICKTKWESSGGLKAGNYEFLDVIRSESGNRITRYFIDLDFAAEFEIARPTNYYERLSHSLPKIFVGKSEELKQMLKVMSDAGRRSLKSKDLSIPPWRKHRFMQNKWLGAYKRTTNVLPAANSSALLSPSKQTNVVKCRSVGFSAVDANGHLLFPAASGTR